The genomic stretch GGTATTTCTGATTAAAAATCTCAACAACTATTGTAAATCTATTTTCATCACCGTCAAAAACTATAATTTCTAAAAAATCAAAAAAATCATATTAATTAATCCTTTTAAAATAAAAAACAAAAATATCTTGTTCATAATCAAAAACAAATAGAAAAAAATTTTTATTCATATTCATAACCCTAAATTTTTAGTTATATAATTGTATCAAATATTGATAATCTAATAAAAATTAATAAAGTTGATGAAATTAATAAAATTAATAAAAATTAATAAAAAAGAGAATTTTAAAAAAATAAAGAACATCCAAATTTTATTACTTTAAAAATAAAAAAATTTTAAAATAAAAATTTTAAAATAAAAAATAAAGGTAAAATTTATTAATTTATTACTTTATATTAGCGATCTAATTTTACGTGTTTGAATCTTGGCCTCTTAGATAAGTGTACCAGTACAAGACTCCGACGAAGATTGCACCACCAATAATATTTCCAATAGTAACTGGAATTAAATTGTTAACAATACATTGATACCAAGTAACTTTCCCTAAGAAAATCCCAACAGGTATGAAAAACATATTAGCAACAGAGTGCTCAAA from Methanobrevibacter sp. TMH8 encodes the following:
- a CDS encoding formate/nitrite transporter family protein, whose product is FEHSVANMFFIPVGIFLGKVTWYQCIVNNLIPVTIGNIIGGAIFVGVLYWYTYLRGQDSNT